One window of Bacteroides sp. AN502(2024) genomic DNA carries:
- a CDS encoding DUF4401 domain-containing protein yields the protein MVQKHNLTIQVVSIIGGVLTAIFFLGFLALAEIFRSDISCLIVGSILLLTTLTISRMVVRPFLDAINITLYIAGCVSISLGINTSINLLFITLMGISTLTFLLSRGFILPFLSVILFNISFFGEAAHVFSSFYPLQIAAIPILTLFLLTNIFENKLFECIGTKNHFSKYRPFHFGLFVSGIVSLGGLSINYLISETNSWLVSCILSICIWFGILIMVQRIMQVMKVDNVVNQVGIYILCIVICLPTVFAPYLSGSLLLILICFHYGYRAECAASLLLFIYAVSKYYYDLNLSLLNKSITLFCIGIACITAWYFFTQKRTRHEKV from the coding sequence ATGGTACAGAAGCATAACCTCACTATTCAAGTCGTATCCATTATCGGAGGAGTCCTGACGGCTATTTTCTTTTTGGGATTTTTGGCACTTGCCGAGATTTTCCGCTCCGATATTTCTTGCCTGATTGTAGGAAGTATATTACTTCTCACGACTCTGACAATCAGCCGCATGGTGGTCCGGCCTTTTCTGGATGCAATCAACATCACTTTATACATAGCCGGATGTGTATCGATTAGTCTGGGTATAAATACCAGCATTAATCTCCTCTTCATTACACTTATGGGAATCAGTACTCTCACATTCTTGCTATCAAGAGGTTTTATCCTCCCCTTTCTTTCAGTCATTCTGTTTAATATCTCTTTCTTCGGAGAAGCAGCCCATGTCTTTTCTTCGTTTTATCCCTTGCAAATAGCTGCAATTCCTATCCTTACACTGTTTCTACTTACCAACATCTTTGAAAACAAGTTGTTTGAATGTATAGGAACAAAGAATCACTTTTCCAAATACAGACCATTTCATTTCGGATTATTCGTATCCGGTATCGTCTCACTGGGAGGATTATCAATCAATTATCTGATATCAGAAACAAATAGTTGGCTTGTGTCTTGCATACTGTCTATTTGTATATGGTTCGGAATTCTTATCATGGTTCAACGAATCATGCAGGTCATGAAAGTGGATAATGTAGTAAATCAGGTTGGCATCTACATTCTTTGTATTGTTATCTGCCTGCCTACCGTGTTTGCTCCTTATTTATCCGGTAGCTTGTTACTGATTTTAATATGCTTCCATTATGGTTACAGAGCGGAGTGTGCTGCCTCGCTCCTTCTCTTTATCTATGCTGTTTCCAAGTATTATTATGATTTGAATTTGAGTCTGCTCAACAAATCCATAACGCTTTTCTGCATCGGAATTGCATGTATTACAGCCTGGTATTTCTTCACTCAAAAAAGGACAAGACATGAAAAAGTATAG
- a CDS encoding GDYXXLXY domain-containing protein, with protein sequence MKKYSRILIIANLILLLGYFNWSVYKKEQTLKNGRLVLLQLVPVDPRSLIQGDYMRLNYKEASSDLLDDQTDTRGYAILHTDSNQVGEIVRLQNTLEPVNDNELVIKYKIINRRLFLGAESFFFEEGQDTLYQKAMYGGLKVDDKGQSLLVGLYDEDFQQIQPDK encoded by the coding sequence ATGAAAAAGTATAGTCGAATATTGATTATCGCAAACCTGATATTGTTACTGGGATATTTCAACTGGTCGGTTTACAAGAAAGAGCAGACCTTGAAAAACGGACGTTTGGTTTTGTTGCAGCTGGTCCCCGTCGATCCCCGGTCTCTCATACAAGGAGACTATATGAGGCTTAACTACAAGGAAGCCTCATCTGATCTGCTAGATGATCAAACCGACACACGCGGTTATGCCATATTACATACTGACAGTAATCAGGTAGGAGAAATTGTACGGCTACAAAACACTTTGGAGCCTGTAAACGACAATGAGCTAGTTATCAAATATAAAATAATAAACAGACGCCTCTTCCTCGGTGCCGAATCTTTCTTCTTTGAAGAAGGACAGGATACTCTTTATCAAAAAGCCATGTATGGCGGACTGAAAGTGGATGATAAAGGACAAAGCCTACTCGTGGGACTGTATGATGAGGACTTTCAGCAAATTCAACCTGATAAATAG
- a CDS encoding MepB protein, producing the protein MKKNFVKVMFFGALALSTVTYVGCKDYDDDVKSVQEQIDQIKSNNPVSVGDMQSAINAAKSALEGQLATLKTNLENKDSQITTLNQKVADLEDKLKNAADKSTVAQLTTDLTAAKNDLKALENLHQSDIDDLKRRIDGLDGLVNELNGLKDTFATKEELKNYVQTANLPGYISNEIAAALGEDGKIAAAINGAIQTQVLVEFGGMKEVAALAGEDGTVAKVIQGLYTAINDDENGILARLVELEDYKKELEQTASNNGFEGGVKDVVAEVKSLKGTLSGLYSSTEFGDAVKEIVKTELGIVKTDIETLKGDLEKLGVAINSMIQSVVYIPTTIDHSVDFYTLYAKKTSTSSSYVVAAKSADAKELQFRISPASAAMTLEDFNKNYEIKLNAEERNWTRAAEPFAVEVKNCEAGVLTVSLTTSSEKSHAISLNIASKKDAEGKEGLVPTNVNSDYIAVIQSSYYLKTAYYMVATEKAGEIIYDVPQPVDYSGVGTLTVAYTTTASGGTAFTKTLEELNVKNIFETTYSLDGTDSELFEISSKGSVSLKTSGLIASLDKTADVITKVTAPGFYLETSSENPKKLGTVTVTRTIDELTHTYDMEERDWTNEAAAAAEERVVLDVAKIYNNPAVNIRPSAYEGLNLVGTLPTTGIRLEKGNSNALTLIIPKNTAAGDYTATAKFEGDGYTLVVNVPVKIKPITLAKLARVSEMWSSDQTHTGFTPTRDSETAATAITSEFKLATIFSNFDAVKAAVLAKGGTFKITTNITENSITGVSYAENDAKFTFNKDTYTGKMTVDGESVPAVVKFAIKASYNGKVEDTIEGIVEVKDISGTWVAPTEKTLSLSDKSGEYNVSTGFAWNDLAGKTMWKNGAVVAGTGSNGFATSVTDPLVIYGLVAPTFAFKEAAASTYLSLDPSTGKVTFTAEGKSHHFYQAVTYTIEVKAVSKWGTIKNYEGKNTITVTIPAEE; encoded by the coding sequence AATCACAACTTTGAATCAGAAAGTTGCTGATTTGGAGGACAAATTGAAAAACGCTGCAGATAAATCAACGGTCGCTCAGTTGACAACAGATTTGACGGCGGCTAAGAATGATCTGAAAGCACTGGAAAATCTTCATCAGTCTGATATTGACGATTTGAAAAGGAGAATTGACGGTTTGGATGGCTTGGTTAATGAATTGAATGGTTTAAAAGACACTTTTGCTACGAAAGAAGAATTGAAAAACTACGTTCAAACAGCAAATCTGCCTGGATATATCAGTAATGAGATTGCTGCTGCTTTAGGTGAAGATGGAAAGATTGCTGCTGCAATTAATGGGGCTATTCAAACGCAAGTTCTTGTAGAGTTTGGTGGTATGAAGGAAGTTGCAGCTCTTGCCGGAGAGGATGGAACAGTTGCAAAAGTTATTCAAGGTTTGTATACTGCTATCAATGATGATGAAAATGGTATTCTTGCTAGACTTGTGGAATTGGAAGACTATAAAAAGGAGTTGGAACAAACAGCAAGTAATAATGGATTTGAAGGTGGTGTAAAAGATGTAGTTGCAGAGGTAAAATCTCTGAAAGGTACTCTTTCCGGCCTTTATTCAAGTACTGAATTCGGAGACGCAGTCAAGGAAATTGTTAAGACAGAATTGGGGATTGTAAAGACAGATATAGAAACGTTGAAAGGGGATCTTGAAAAGCTGGGTGTTGCTATTAATAGTATGATTCAGAGCGTAGTATATATTCCTACAACAATAGATCATAGCGTAGATTTCTATACATTGTATGCTAAGAAAACTTCAACCTCATCTTCTTATGTTGTTGCAGCGAAGAGTGCGGATGCAAAAGAATTGCAATTCCGTATTTCTCCGGCGTCTGCTGCTATGACTTTGGAGGATTTCAATAAAAATTACGAAATTAAGTTAAATGCTGAAGAACGTAACTGGACTCGTGCCGCTGAACCGTTTGCCGTAGAAGTGAAGAACTGTGAAGCCGGTGTTCTTACGGTATCATTAACTACTTCAAGTGAAAAGAGCCATGCGATATCTTTGAATATTGCAAGTAAGAAGGATGCGGAAGGTAAAGAAGGATTGGTTCCGACAAATGTTAATTCTGATTATATCGCGGTGATTCAGTCTAGTTATTATCTGAAGACTGCATATTATATGGTAGCAACAGAGAAAGCAGGCGAGATTATTTATGATGTTCCCCAACCGGTTGATTATTCGGGAGTTGGAACTTTGACAGTTGCATATACAACAACTGCAAGTGGAGGCACAGCATTTACCAAAACATTGGAAGAACTGAATGTAAAGAATATCTTTGAGACGACTTATAGCTTGGATGGAACAGATTCAGAGCTATTTGAAATTTCTTCTAAGGGTAGTGTTAGTCTAAAAACATCCGGCCTCATTGCTTCTTTGGATAAAACTGCTGATGTCATAACTAAAGTAACAGCTCCAGGTTTCTATTTGGAAACTAGTTCAGAGAATCCTAAGAAGTTAGGAACTGTAACAGTAACACGTACTATTGATGAACTTACACACACGTATGATATGGAAGAACGTGACTGGACTAATGAAGCTGCAGCTGCTGCAGAGGAGAGAGTAGTTTTAGATGTTGCTAAGATTTATAATAATCCAGCTGTGAATATCCGTCCATCAGCTTATGAAGGTTTGAACTTGGTTGGAACTTTACCAACAACAGGTATACGCTTAGAAAAGGGTAATAGTAATGCTTTGACTTTAATCATTCCTAAAAATACAGCTGCTGGTGATTATACCGCAACAGCTAAGTTTGAAGGAGACGGTTATACACTTGTTGTAAATGTTCCGGTCAAGATTAAGCCTATCACTTTGGCTAAATTGGCTAGAGTATCGGAAATGTGGTCTTCAGATCAAACTCATACAGGCTTTACTCCGACCAGAGACTCTGAGACAGCAGCTACTGCTATTACTTCCGAATTTAAGCTTGCTACTATATTCTCCAACTTTGATGCTGTTAAGGCTGCTGTTTTGGCTAAGGGGGGTACTTTCAAAATCACTACTAACATTACTGAAAACAGTATTACTGGTGTTAGCTATGCTGAAAACGATGCTAAGTTTACGTTTAACAAAGACACTTACACCGGTAAAATGACTGTTGATGGTGAATCAGTACCGGCTGTAGTTAAGTTTGCAATTAAGGCTAGCTATAATGGTAAAGTAGAGGATACGATTGAAGGTATTGTTGAAGTGAAAGATATTAGTGGAACTTGGGTTGCTCCGACTGAAAAGACGCTTTCTTTATCTGATAAATCAGGAGAATATAATGTTTCAACAGGCTTTGCTTGGAATGATTTAGCAGGTAAAACTATGTGGAAGAATGGTGCCGTAGTAGCAGGAACAGGAAGCAATGGATTTGCAACTTCGGTAACTGATCCTCTTGTTATCTATGGTCTGGTAGCTCCTACTTTTGCATTTAAAGAAGCTGCTGCGTCAACTTATCTGTCTCTTGATCCTTCTACTGGAAAGGTGACCTTTACAGCGGAAGGTAAATCTCACCATTTCTACCAGGCTGTAACTTATACTATAGAAGTAAAAGCTGTATCTAAATGGGGGACAATTAAGAATTATGAAGGAAAGAATACAATTACTGTAACTATTCCGGCAGAAGAATAA